A genomic stretch from Glaciecola nitratireducens FR1064 includes:
- a CDS encoding DUF2945 domain-containing protein, producing MEGFAINTKVSWDWGSGTAEGKVTSRFTEKVTKTIKGTEVTREASSECPAYLIEQDDGDEVLKSHSEVERVNN from the coding sequence GTGGAAGGATTTGCCATTAATACGAAAGTGAGTTGGGATTGGGGTAGCGGCACAGCTGAAGGGAAAGTGACTTCTCGTTTTACCGAAAAAGTAACGAAAACTATTAAGGGAACTGAGGTGACACGGGAGGCTTCTAGCGAGTGCCCAGCTTATTTGATTGAACAAGATGACGGTGACGAAGTTTTAAAATCTCATAGTGAAGTGGAACGAGTAAATAACTAG
- the mdh gene encoding malate dehydrogenase: MKVAVLGAAGGIGQALSLLLKTQLPAGSELALYDVAPVVPGVAVDLSHIPTDVAVTGHGKDELAEALTGCDIVLIPAGVPRKPGMDRSDLFNINAGIVKNLIEAVADNCPKACIGVITNPVNTTVAIAAEVLKAKGVYDKNKLFGVTTLDVIRSETFVANLKGLKTTEVHVPVIGGHSGTTILPLLSQVEGVSFTDEEIASLTTRIQNAGTEVVEAKAGGGSATLSMGQAAARFCLSLVAAMQGEAVIEYTYVQVDGSDDAAFFAHPVRLGANGVEEILPYGDLSDFEENAKNSMLEGLRGDIKMGVDFVNG, translated from the coding sequence ATGAAGGTAGCTGTACTAGGCGCCGCTGGTGGTATCGGTCAAGCGTTATCATTATTATTGAAAACACAATTACCTGCTGGCTCTGAGCTAGCATTGTATGACGTTGCACCTGTTGTTCCAGGTGTTGCTGTTGATTTAAGTCATATCCCTACTGATGTTGCTGTTACTGGCCACGGTAAAGATGAGCTAGCTGAAGCACTAACTGGTTGTGATATTGTTTTAATTCCTGCGGGCGTTCCAAGAAAGCCTGGTATGGACCGTTCTGATTTGTTTAACATCAATGCTGGTATCGTTAAAAACCTTATCGAAGCAGTTGCAGACAATTGTCCAAAAGCTTGTATCGGCGTTATTACTAACCCGGTAAACACAACGGTTGCTATTGCTGCTGAAGTGCTTAAAGCGAAAGGCGTTTACGACAAAAACAAACTGTTTGGGGTAACTACACTAGATGTTATCCGTTCAGAAACTTTTGTTGCAAACCTTAAGGGTTTAAAAACGACTGAAGTTCACGTTCCTGTTATCGGCGGTCACTCAGGTACAACTATTCTTCCACTTCTTTCACAAGTTGAAGGCGTAAGCTTTACTGATGAAGAGATTGCAAGTTTAACAACGCGTATCCAAAACGCAGGTACTGAAGTTGTTGAAGCTAAGGCCGGTGGCGGTTCTGCTACATTGTCTATGGGTCAAGCCGCTGCACGTTTCTGCTTGTCACTTGTTGCTGCAATGCAGGGTGAAGCAGTTATCGAATACACTTACGTTCAAGTTGATGGTTCTGATGACGCTGCGTTCTTTGCTCACCCAGTACGTTTGGGCGCAAATGGCGTTGAAGAAATTCTACCATACGGCGACTTAAGCGATTTTGAAGAAAACGCTAAAAATTCAATGCTTGAAGGCCTACGTGGCGACATCAAAATGGGTGTCGATTTCGTTAACGGCTAG
- a CDS encoding phosphoheptose isomerase, whose amino-acid sequence MLDNIKKSFTESIQTKIAAAEVLPVPIEKAANMMVQALIRGNKILSCGNGGSAGDAQHFSSELLNRYERDRPSLPAMALTTDSSTITSIANDYSYDEIFSKQIKALGQPGDILLAISTSGNSRNVINAMEAALARDMTIVALTGKDGGEMAGFLSENDVEIRVPSSRTARIQEVHLLVIHNLCESIDNALFPISDSE is encoded by the coding sequence ATGCTGGATAATATTAAAAAAAGTTTTACCGAAAGCATTCAAACTAAAATAGCAGCGGCAGAAGTATTACCTGTTCCTATTGAAAAAGCAGCCAATATGATGGTGCAAGCACTAATTCGTGGCAATAAGATTTTAAGCTGCGGCAATGGCGGTTCAGCAGGCGATGCACAACACTTTTCATCAGAACTTTTAAATCGATACGAGCGCGACCGACCATCACTTCCCGCAATGGCCCTCACAACCGATAGCTCCACCATTACATCAATTGCGAATGACTACAGTTACGATGAAATTTTTTCTAAACAAATTAAAGCGCTCGGACAACCTGGTGATATTTTATTAGCCATTTCAACTAGTGGGAACAGTCGTAACGTTATCAACGCAATGGAAGCCGCGCTAGCAAGAGATATGACAATAGTCGCTTTAACTGGCAAAGACGGCGGAGAGATGGCTGGATTCTTGAGCGAGAATGATGTAGAAATTAGAGTACCTTCATCGCGTACGGCAAGAATACAGGAAGTGCATCTTCTTGTTATCCACAATTTGTGCGAGTCAATTGACAACGCGCTATTCCCCATTAGTGATTCTGAATAA
- the argR gene encoding transcriptional regulator ArgR yields MSSSKQDALVKSFKELLKTESYGSQGEIVNALKEAGFDNISQSKVSRMLSKFGAVRTRNARGDMVYCLPPELGMPTAKSPLKQLVLDIVHNNVMVIIRTSPGAAQLIARLLDSLSHTDGVLGTIAGDDTIFIAPADITEIEELRQRVEDLFESV; encoded by the coding sequence ATGTCATCGAGCAAACAAGACGCCCTAGTAAAATCATTTAAAGAGCTATTGAAAACCGAAAGCTACGGTTCGCAGGGTGAAATTGTTAATGCGTTGAAAGAGGCTGGCTTTGACAATATTAGCCAGTCGAAAGTGTCTCGAATGTTGAGTAAATTTGGTGCGGTACGAACTCGAAATGCACGCGGCGATATGGTTTATTGCTTGCCGCCTGAGCTCGGTATGCCGACCGCAAAAAGCCCGTTAAAACAGCTTGTGTTAGATATTGTGCACAACAATGTGATGGTAATTATTCGCACCAGCCCTGGTGCGGCGCAACTCATAGCGCGCCTGCTTGATTCATTAAGCCACACTGACGGTGTACTTGGCACCATTGCTGGCGATGACACCATTTTTATTGCCCCCGCTGATATCACTGAGATAGAAGAACTTCGTCAACGTGTAGAAGACCTATTTGAGAGTGTCTAA
- a CDS encoding penicillin-binding protein activator, which translates to MNLISNFQNMAPTHSKYVLIAFILLFLSSCATPTKTTTQKPLDKVDKPSKEVVLNNAEKSLQKAEVEWLKNGDIEQRNSLLLAAAQDFQTGGECRRSDIIIANIEPFLENPIQQQYSLLLKAECALIQHYASGLSAELIQTPIDTMISWLTPITANQFIARKEVLIAHLAALHERWDLAANVLSQQLEADSPLNVDSSPVSQLPLSADALNARSLPSAAPEQILWKWFLKSSKSTQTTMAQSNPFMRAYLSLANILEDENLTDASRQQAIIFWQKQNPSHPLSINLPSGVKGYLAQTLKEVRNIAVLLPLSGRVEVQGDAIKQGIMTAYFAKLENINKNNPGETIPNIRFLDTGSDTSRFVSDEITPEGLMQYDIVIGPLLREHVSLVKNFNLPDSMLVYLNRISRATSNIGAKDNTVAALLQDEFVDLPNNDSSTLSSDKTLFQPNQDQAQDATLSLKTNAESTSAKVYFALAPEDEATQLANLMKKQGIRTPIIISNGSSLSRRMIDTFNEQWIALNGLDAIKPPKVVTFSDNKGLRVGITAALDVLQSQRRINQLSNLSSETVHSVTRNRRDVDAFVVFALPQQVELLNPIIEASISLFTDRTIPVFATSYSYQHQLNKNSIRDLRSLVFVDMPFLMPEQRNSPLAEQVDTLWNKPPSSFLRLFAFGYDAFQFSEQMQQLAYFSHTDLKGLSGKLTVNEQRQVIRNLPSAIIQNDSITQVDGF; encoded by the coding sequence GTGAACCTAATTTCCAATTTTCAAAACATGGCACCCACACATAGCAAGTATGTGCTTATCGCATTCATTTTATTGTTTTTGAGCAGTTGTGCCACTCCAACAAAAACAACGACTCAGAAACCACTCGATAAGGTAGACAAGCCTTCTAAGGAAGTGGTTCTAAACAATGCCGAAAAATCATTGCAGAAAGCGGAAGTGGAATGGTTGAAAAACGGTGACATCGAGCAACGCAACAGCCTGTTGCTAGCCGCTGCTCAAGACTTTCAAACGGGTGGTGAATGTCGTCGCTCTGATATTATCATTGCCAACATAGAACCGTTCTTAGAAAATCCGATTCAACAACAATACTCGCTACTATTAAAAGCCGAGTGCGCATTGATACAGCACTATGCGTCTGGACTATCTGCTGAGCTTATCCAAACGCCGATAGACACAATGATTTCATGGCTCACTCCTATTACTGCGAACCAATTTATCGCTCGCAAAGAAGTGCTTATCGCACACTTGGCCGCATTACATGAGCGTTGGGACTTAGCCGCTAATGTGTTAAGCCAGCAGTTGGAAGCCGATAGCCCATTGAATGTCGATAGTTCGCCCGTTAGTCAGCTCCCACTAAGTGCGGATGCATTGAATGCCCGCAGCCTACCAAGCGCAGCGCCAGAGCAAATATTGTGGAAATGGTTTTTAAAGTCATCGAAATCGACTCAAACTACTATGGCGCAGAGCAATCCGTTCATGCGCGCGTATTTGTCACTTGCTAATATCTTGGAGGATGAAAACTTAACAGATGCGAGTAGACAGCAAGCAATCATCTTCTGGCAAAAACAAAATCCAAGCCACCCACTCTCTATTAACCTGCCTAGCGGAGTTAAAGGATACCTAGCGCAGACGCTAAAAGAAGTGCGCAACATTGCGGTTTTACTGCCGTTAAGTGGGCGCGTTGAAGTGCAAGGAGATGCGATAAAGCAAGGTATTATGACGGCCTACTTTGCAAAATTAGAAAATATCAATAAAAACAACCCAGGCGAGACTATCCCAAACATTCGCTTTTTGGACACAGGTTCTGATACCAGCCGCTTCGTAAGTGACGAAATTACGCCCGAAGGACTCATGCAATATGATATTGTCATTGGGCCACTGCTGCGTGAACACGTGAGTTTGGTGAAAAACTTCAACTTGCCTGATTCGATGTTGGTTTACTTAAACCGTATTTCTCGGGCGACATCAAACATCGGAGCAAAAGACAACACCGTTGCTGCCTTGCTGCAAGATGAATTTGTTGACTTACCGAATAATGATTCGAGCACTTTATCTTCTGATAAAACTCTTTTTCAGCCTAATCAAGACCAGGCACAAGACGCTACTCTTAGTTTGAAGACTAATGCTGAAAGCACATCAGCAAAAGTATATTTTGCACTGGCTCCGGAAGATGAAGCGACGCAACTTGCAAATTTAATGAAAAAACAAGGAATACGCACCCCAATCATTATCAGCAATGGTTCGTCACTTAGTCGTCGAATGATTGATACTTTCAATGAACAGTGGATTGCCCTAAATGGTCTCGATGCTATAAAACCTCCAAAAGTTGTGACTTTTTCCGATAATAAAGGTTTACGCGTTGGTATTACCGCAGCACTTGATGTATTGCAAAGTCAACGACGCATTAACCAACTGTCTAACTTAAGCTCAGAAACGGTCCACAGCGTAACGCGCAACAGAAGAGATGTAGATGCTTTTGTCGTTTTCGCTTTGCCGCAGCAAGTCGAATTATTGAACCCAATTATTGAGGCTAGTATTAGCTTGTTCACGGATCGGACGATACCTGTATTCGCCACCTCTTATAGCTACCAGCATCAACTAAACAAAAACAGTATTCGCGATTTGCGCAGCTTGGTGTTTGTTGATATGCCCTTTTTAATGCCAGAACAAAGAAATAGTCCACTTGCCGAGCAGGTAGATACGCTTTGGAATAAACCACCCAGTTCGTTTTTACGTCTATTTGCTTTTGGCTATGACGCGTTTCAGTTCTCCGAGCAAATGCAGCAGTTGGCATATTTCAGCCACACCGATTTAAAAGGTCTTTCAGGTAAGTTGACGGTGAATGAGCAGCGTCAAGTGATCCGTAATTTACCAAGCGCTATTATACAAAATGATTCAATAACCCAAGTAGACGGTTTTTAG
- a CDS encoding YraN family protein, translating to MASLIGHDAEQTAKRYLLEHSLQFLEQNYKAKVGEIDLIMLDEHQLVFVEVKFRSTNSHGCAAEQFTSKKRKKLERTINYYLLQKKLNPHHTNLRIDVVAIDGEQVNWIKNV from the coding sequence ATGGCCAGCTTGATTGGCCATGATGCAGAGCAAACAGCAAAGCGCTATTTGCTCGAACATTCACTTCAATTTTTGGAACAAAATTACAAAGCCAAGGTCGGAGAGATAGATTTGATTATGCTCGACGAGCACCAGCTTGTTTTTGTTGAGGTAAAGTTTAGATCGACTAACAGCCATGGTTGCGCCGCTGAGCAGTTCACGTCGAAGAAGCGAAAAAAGCTTGAGAGAACGATTAATTACTATTTATTACAAAAAAAATTGAATCCTCACCACACAAATTTACGAATAGATGTTGTAGCAATAGACGGCGAACAGGTAAACTGGATTAAGAACGTATAG
- the rsmI gene encoding 16S rRNA (cytidine(1402)-2'-O)-methyltransferase, translating to MQTTTTSGTLYIVPTPIGNLSDISSRALDILKEVDLIAAEDTRHTSRLLSHYSIGTSTISMHDHNEAARSNQLTSKLLEGKNIALVSDAGTPLISDPGFIFVRDCREKGIPVIALPGPCALTTALSASGLPTDKFTFHGFLPVKQQAKAEALKLLTNSGSTTVFYEAPRRIRDTIAACHENLQEDHEIVLAKEISKTFETYKQGRAEAILEWLDADPVHQKGEFVLMIYCPNNLNSDGASQEALSLLALLAKELPLKKAAALTAAHYGLKKNALYAIGLDTLK from the coding sequence ATGCAAACTACGACAACATCAGGAACGCTTTACATCGTGCCCACGCCCATTGGGAATTTATCTGATATTAGCTCTCGAGCGCTCGATATCCTGAAAGAGGTTGATTTAATCGCCGCAGAGGACACGCGGCACACCTCACGCTTGTTATCCCATTATTCTATAGGCACGTCGACCATTTCGATGCATGACCATAATGAAGCAGCTCGTTCAAATCAATTAACGTCGAAACTACTTGAAGGTAAAAACATCGCGTTGGTTTCTGACGCGGGAACGCCGTTAATAAGCGATCCTGGGTTTATTTTTGTTCGAGATTGTCGAGAGAAGGGAATACCTGTCATTGCTTTACCTGGCCCATGCGCGCTAACTACCGCATTAAGCGCCTCCGGTTTGCCAACCGATAAATTTACCTTTCATGGCTTTTTACCTGTAAAGCAACAAGCCAAGGCAGAAGCGCTAAAGTTACTCACAAACTCAGGTTCTACAACCGTATTTTATGAAGCACCCAGGCGCATTCGGGATACAATTGCGGCTTGTCACGAAAACTTGCAAGAAGATCACGAAATTGTTTTAGCAAAAGAGATAAGTAAAACCTTTGAAACTTATAAACAAGGCCGAGCGGAAGCTATTTTAGAATGGCTAGATGCAGACCCAGTCCACCAAAAGGGTGAATTTGTGTTGATGATTTATTGCCCTAATAATTTGAACTCTGATGGTGCATCACAGGAAGCTTTGTCTTTACTCGCGTTACTAGCAAAAGAACTGCCTCTGAAAAAAGCAGCGGCCTTAACCGCTGCGCACTATGGTCTTAAGAAAAACGCACTCTACGCAATCGGCTTAGACACTCTCAAATAG
- a CDS encoding PA2169 family four-helix-bundle protein, whose product MTNQVKQVEKVTDVIQVLHAGIGFYEDAMKEVDNMSVKSAFSRMVENKEKTIAQLQPLAIAEQGDVEKGSSWAVEARKMYTKLASSISSNQDFTFVDQLEEVEDKVLEVLDEAMGADQPAAAMVTLRAVKAEAQSLHDEMKALQETMKQ is encoded by the coding sequence ATGACTAATCAAGTAAAACAAGTCGAAAAAGTAACTGATGTCATTCAAGTATTACATGCCGGGATTGGTTTTTATGAAGACGCGATGAAAGAAGTCGACAACATGTCGGTTAAGTCGGCATTTAGCCGTATGGTGGAAAACAAAGAAAAGACAATCGCACAACTGCAACCACTGGCTATCGCTGAGCAAGGTGATGTCGAGAAAGGCTCATCGTGGGCAGTAGAGGCGAGAAAGATGTACACGAAATTAGCGAGCAGCATTTCGTCAAATCAAGATTTCACTTTTGTGGATCAGTTAGAAGAAGTTGAGGACAAAGTGCTTGAGGTACTCGACGAGGCCATGGGTGCTGACCAACCGGCTGCCGCGATGGTGACCCTTCGAGCAGTCAAGGCTGAGGCGCAGAGCCTGCATGACGAGATGAAAGCATTGCAAGAGACGATGAAGCAATAG
- the ppc gene encoding phosphoenolpyruvate carboxylase: MNDSLDAQLKDTVRYLGATLGETIEAELGSEWLQKIEQIRQDGRDSYADDTKSTDRLTALFSSLDNQSLLTIGRAFAQFLNLANIAEQEYNSANQRDESLASSLEKIKTIATDKEKVIAAVKSLNIDLVLTAHPTEVTRRTLIHKHRQLAAQLEAMHAPDLSSKDRGKIKNRIAALISQAWHTEEIRSVRPTPVDEARWGFSVIESSLWEAVPEFLRELEEYLKAEFDITLPLDAKTVQIGSWMGGDRDGNPFVTSKVTEEVLMLARRRAAKLFALDMDDLYIELSMNDCNDKLRDMVGDAKEPYRAALKAIRNKLEKTRDNLLPLEEWVANNDELLTPLLACYESLHECGMAVIAEGVLKDTIRRVHCFGVNLLQLDIRQDSDRHADVFSELTRYLGLGDYAQWSEDDKQAFLLRELSSKRPLIPRNWQPSEDVQEVLDTCAVISRHSRESFGIYIISMAREASDVMAVQLLLKEAGLSWPMPVAPLFETLDDLNNSPKVMRNLLDIDWYRGYIKGRQYVMIGYSDSAKDAGSLAAGWAQYESQEALVALAEEKSVNLTLFHGRGGTIGRGGLPAKAAIHSQPPGSLTGGFRVTEQGETIRYKFGMPQLAKRSLSIYAAAVVEAMLCPPPAPKPLWRETITKMAAQARDNYRGVVREDPEFVPYFRVATPEQELGKLPLGSRPAKRNPQGGIESLRAIPWIFAWAQTRMVLPSWLGVMKAVESVIEDGSEEAVKDMIDNWPFFNSRLSMLDMVFKKAEPHISAAYDARLVPDNLKHFGEGLRAELKQSIASILRILDHTDMMEDDPHGKLSMEIRGGYLEPLHYLQIELLDRIRKEGSSDYNDNDTATLEMAMMVTITGIAIGLRNTG; this comes from the coding sequence ATGAACGATTCGCTCGACGCACAATTAAAGGATACGGTACGTTATTTGGGTGCAACACTTGGTGAAACCATTGAAGCTGAATTAGGCAGCGAATGGCTACAAAAAATAGAGCAAATCAGACAGGACGGCCGCGATTCTTATGCCGATGATACAAAAAGCACAGATCGCCTCACCGCCTTATTTTCAAGTTTAGATAATCAGTCTCTATTAACGATAGGACGAGCTTTCGCTCAGTTCTTAAATTTAGCCAATATTGCTGAGCAAGAATATAACAGCGCAAATCAGCGTGATGAATCGCTCGCTTCGTCACTCGAAAAAATTAAAACCATCGCCACAGATAAAGAAAAAGTCATCGCTGCGGTGAAGAGTCTCAATATTGACTTAGTATTAACGGCACACCCTACGGAAGTGACTCGCCGCACTCTCATTCATAAGCACAGGCAGCTGGCCGCTCAGCTTGAAGCAATGCATGCACCTGATTTGAGCAGCAAAGACCGCGGGAAGATCAAAAATCGCATTGCAGCGTTAATAAGCCAAGCATGGCACACTGAAGAGATACGTTCTGTGCGCCCAACACCGGTAGATGAAGCTCGCTGGGGCTTCTCTGTGATTGAAAGCTCGTTATGGGAAGCGGTACCTGAGTTCTTACGTGAGTTAGAAGAATACCTAAAGGCCGAATTCGACATTACCCTGCCGCTCGACGCTAAAACAGTGCAAATAGGTTCTTGGATGGGCGGCGATCGCGATGGCAATCCATTCGTCACCTCAAAGGTAACCGAAGAAGTTCTCATGCTTGCTCGACGCAGAGCTGCTAAGTTATTCGCCCTAGATATGGATGATTTGTATATTGAACTCTCCATGAATGACTGCAATGACAAATTGCGCGATATGGTTGGTGATGCGAAAGAACCCTATAGAGCTGCGCTAAAAGCGATTAGAAACAAATTAGAGAAAACACGTGACAACCTGCTCCCTTTAGAAGAATGGGTCGCAAACAATGATGAGCTGTTAACACCCTTATTAGCCTGCTACGAATCATTGCATGAATGCGGCATGGCAGTCATTGCTGAAGGTGTGTTGAAAGACACCATTCGTCGAGTACACTGCTTTGGTGTGAATTTGTTGCAATTGGATATTCGTCAGGATTCAGATCGCCACGCCGACGTATTCAGCGAACTCACTCGCTATCTTGGGCTCGGTGACTACGCGCAATGGAGTGAAGACGATAAACAGGCATTCTTACTGCGTGAACTTAGCTCTAAAAGACCCCTGATCCCGCGAAACTGGCAGCCAAGCGAGGACGTTCAAGAAGTCTTGGATACTTGCGCTGTGATATCGCGCCACAGTCGAGAAAGTTTTGGTATTTACATTATATCCATGGCAAGAGAAGCATCCGATGTTATGGCTGTTCAGTTGCTATTGAAAGAAGCAGGCTTGAGTTGGCCAATGCCCGTAGCTCCGCTGTTTGAAACCCTCGATGATTTAAATAATTCACCAAAAGTCATGCGTAATTTGCTCGATATTGACTGGTATAGAGGCTACATCAAAGGTCGTCAGTATGTCATGATCGGCTATTCTGATTCAGCAAAAGACGCAGGCTCGCTCGCTGCAGGCTGGGCACAATATGAGTCACAAGAAGCCTTAGTCGCGCTTGCCGAAGAAAAGTCAGTAAATCTTACCTTGTTTCACGGTCGTGGCGGCACAATTGGTCGCGGTGGATTACCGGCGAAAGCCGCTATTCACTCACAGCCTCCTGGCTCACTGACCGGCGGATTCAGAGTAACCGAACAGGGCGAAACTATTCGCTACAAATTCGGTATGCCGCAGTTGGCTAAACGCAGTTTGTCTATATACGCAGCGGCAGTTGTTGAAGCAATGCTTTGCCCGCCACCAGCCCCTAAGCCTCTGTGGCGAGAAACCATAACGAAAATGGCAGCGCAAGCACGTGACAACTACCGCGGTGTTGTGAGAGAAGACCCAGAGTTTGTCCCCTACTTCCGCGTGGCAACTCCTGAGCAGGAACTTGGCAAACTGCCGCTTGGAAGCCGTCCAGCTAAACGTAATCCACAGGGCGGTATCGAGAGCTTGCGGGCTATTCCATGGATATTCGCATGGGCGCAAACGCGTATGGTGTTGCCGTCTTGGTTAGGCGTTATGAAAGCGGTTGAAAGTGTTATCGAGGACGGTAGTGAAGAAGCGGTCAAGGATATGATTGATAACTGGCCGTTCTTTAATTCAAGATTGTCTATGCTTGATATGGTGTTCAAAAAAGCTGAGCCTCATATCAGCGCAGCTTACGACGCACGATTAGTGCCTGACAATCTGAAACACTTCGGCGAAGGCTTGCGCGCTGAGCTTAAACAAAGCATTGCTTCGATACTGCGCATTCTAGATCATACCGACATGATGGAAGATGACCCGCACGGCAAACTGTCGATGGAGATCCGTGGCGGTTACCTCGAGCCATTGCATTACTTGCAAATAGAGTTGTTAGACCGGATCCGTAAAGAAGGATCGTCTGATTACAACGATAACGACACCGCAACTTTAGAGATGGCGATGATGGTAACTATTACGGGTATTGCTATTGGTTTACGTAACACTGGGTAA
- a CDS encoding TerB family tellurite resistance protein: MINKLKEFFKNEIAFSTSGGSKEKQQHSLEQACALLLMEVSNADFEQSDVEKEKIKQVLKSLFSLSDEKLAELFEYSKQASKDTTSVHPFTSMINDSYEYDQKVNLLGLMWKVAYVDDELDKYEEAVIRKVSELLYISHSDYIKVKHQAEDDRK, from the coding sequence ATGATAAATAAACTTAAAGAATTTTTTAAAAATGAAATTGCATTCAGTACTTCCGGTGGCTCAAAGGAGAAGCAACAGCATAGTTTAGAACAAGCCTGTGCTTTGTTGTTAATGGAAGTGTCTAATGCTGATTTTGAGCAATCGGATGTTGAAAAAGAGAAGATAAAACAGGTGCTTAAATCGTTATTTAGTTTGTCAGATGAAAAACTGGCGGAGTTATTCGAGTACAGCAAACAGGCAAGTAAAGACACCACGTCGGTACATCCATTTACATCAATGATAAATGACAGCTATGAGTACGACCAGAAAGTCAACTTACTCGGGTTAATGTGGAAAGTAGCATATGTTGATGATGAGCTTGATAAATACGAAGAGGCTGTCATTAGGAAAGTGTCTGAATTGCTGTATATCTCTCACAGTGATTATATAAAAGTGAAACACCAAGCCGAAGATGATAGGAAGTAG
- a CDS encoding FKBP-type peptidyl-prolyl cis-trans isomerase, whose amino-acid sequence MSDKYSTVESQASYGIGYQMGEQLASNPFDGLDVETVLTGLTDGFNRAQPQVDNNDLRAAFTEIHERMQAAKQEQFAGAVEEGTKFLAENAKREEVLTTETGLQYEILTVGEGEKPTPASTVRTHYHGTLINGDVFDSSYERGQPAEFPVAGVIKGWTEALQMMPVGSKWRLYVPHDLAYGEQGAGGAIGPFSTLVFDIELLDIVG is encoded by the coding sequence GTGTCAGATAAGTATTCAACAGTAGAATCACAAGCAAGTTACGGTATTGGTTACCAGATGGGTGAACAACTTGCCTCTAACCCTTTCGACGGACTAGACGTAGAAACAGTATTAACTGGTTTAACAGACGGTTTTAATCGCGCACAGCCACAAGTTGATAACAACGACCTACGTGCTGCGTTCACCGAAATTCACGAACGTATGCAAGCTGCTAAGCAAGAACAATTTGCAGGCGCAGTTGAAGAAGGTACTAAGTTCTTAGCAGAAAATGCAAAACGTGAAGAAGTTCTTACCACTGAAACTGGTTTGCAGTACGAAATACTGACTGTGGGCGAAGGCGAAAAGCCGACTCCAGCATCCACAGTTCGTACTCACTATCACGGTACGCTTATTAATGGCGACGTTTTTGATAGCTCTTACGAACGCGGTCAGCCAGCTGAATTTCCAGTAGCTGGTGTAATCAAAGGTTGGACTGAAGCATTACAAATGATGCCTGTTGGTTCAAAATGGCGTTTGTATGTACCACATGACCTCGCTTACGGTGAGCAAGGTGCTGGCGGCGCAATCGGTCCATTTAGCACATTAGTGTTTGATATTGAGTTATTAGATATTGTTGGCTAG
- a CDS encoding BON domain-containing protein, translating into MFSKGKFATILIIFVAFMQSGCALMAVGTAGAAATASATDRRTVGTQIDDKTTQSRVRSAINDIPLVKDEAAVSVDVYNGQVLLTGQAPLQRMIIDIENSASTVQNVTKVHNQIRLGSPIPATSTMNDVWLASKIKTIMLADEQIPLFKLDLIVEDSEVFIMGLLTKQEAAAAVEAARNVDGVTKVIRVMELIR; encoded by the coding sequence ATGTTTAGCAAGGGAAAGTTCGCCACGATTTTGATTATCTTCGTTGCGTTTATGCAAAGCGGTTGCGCACTCATGGCAGTTGGAACTGCTGGCGCTGCTGCAACTGCATCAGCTACGGACAGACGAACGGTAGGAACACAAATAGATGACAAAACGACCCAAAGCAGAGTAAGAAGCGCAATCAATGATATTCCATTGGTGAAGGACGAGGCGGCAGTGAGCGTTGATGTTTACAATGGTCAGGTGCTGTTGACAGGTCAGGCACCATTGCAAAGAATGATTATTGATATCGAAAACTCCGCTTCTACCGTACAAAACGTCACAAAAGTACACAATCAAATTAGACTAGGAAGCCCTATTCCGGCGACGTCGACGATGAATGACGTTTGGTTAGCCTCAAAAATCAAAACCATTATGCTCGCCGATGAGCAAATTCCATTGTTTAAACTCGACCTGATAGTGGAAGACAGCGAAGTGTTCATCATGGGCTTATTAACAAAACAGGAAGCCGCCGCTGCCGTTGAAGCCGCCAGAAATGTCGACGGCGTCACCAAGGTCATCAGAGTCATGGAGCTCATCCGCTAA